Proteins encoded by one window of Molothrus ater isolate BHLD 08-10-18 breed brown headed cowbird chromosome 12, BPBGC_Mater_1.1, whole genome shotgun sequence:
- the TSHZ3 gene encoding teashirt homolog 3 gives MPRRKQQAPRRAAAYVSDELKAAALVEEDVEPDENAVDGEPSAKYACPEKDFSKNCQSYQNSPAAEFSSHEMDSESHISETSDRMADFESSSIKNEEESKEVSIPLEDSTVSDSLEQMKAVYNNFLSNSYWSNLNLNLHQPISEKNNGSSSSSSSSSSSCGSGSFDWHQTAMAKTLQQVSQSRILPEPSLFSTVQLYRQSSKLYGSIFTGASKFRCKDCSAAYDTLVELTVHMNETGHYRDDNHETDNNNPKRWSKPRKRSLLEMEGKEDAQKVLKCMYCGHSFESLQDLSVHMIKTKHYQKVPLKEPVTPVAAKIIPATRKKASLELELPSSPDSTAGTPKATISDSNDALQKNSNPYITPNNRYGHQNGASYAWHFEARKSQILKCMECGSSHDTLQELTAHMMVTGHFIKVTNSAMKKGKPIIEAPATPTITSLVDEKVQSVPLAATTFTSPSNTPSSVSPKLNVEIKKEVDKERVIADDKIKDKEKSSEEEEKYDISSKYHYLTENDLEESPKGGLDILKSLENTVTSAINKAQNGTPSWGGYPSIHAAYQLPNMMKLSLGSSGKSTPLKPMFGNNELVSPTKNQPLVSPPSSQTSPVPKTNFHAMEELVKKVTEKVAKVEEKMKEPEGKLSPLKRATPSPCSSEVSEPLKMEPPSDGGFKSQQNSPVPQRDGCKDSPTVEPVENGKEPVKSIVGSLSSSTAIITDHPPEQPFVNPLSALQSVMNIHLGKAAKPSLPALDPMSMLFKMSNSLAEKAAVATPPLQSKKSDHLDRYFYHVNNDQPIDLTKGKSDKSCSLGSALLSSTSTSSASSSSTVTTAKTSAVVSFMSNSPLRENALSDISDMLKNLTESHTSKSSTPSSISEKSDIDGTTIEEPEESTPAQKRKGRQSNWNPQHLLILQAQFAASLRQTSEGKYIMSDLSPQERMHISRFTGLSMTTISHWLANVKYQLRRTGGTKFLKNLDTGHPVFFCNDCASQIRTPSTYISHLESHLGFRLRDLSKLSSEQINNQIAQAKSPSEKLVTSSPEEDIGTSYQCKLCNRTFASKHAVKLHLSKTHGKSPEDHLLYVSELEKQ, from the coding sequence GAGACGAGTGACCGCATGGCAGACTTTGAGAGCAGCTCCATTAAAAATGAGGAAGAGAGCAAGGAGGTTTCCATACCACTGGAAGACTCCACGGTGTCTGATAGCTTGGAACAAATGAAGGCCGTGTATAATAACTTCCTCTCAAATTCCTACTGGTCCAATCTCAATCTGAACCTTCACCAGccaatttcagaaaaaaacaacggtagcagcagcagtagcagcagcagcagcagcagttgtgGAAGTGGCAGCTTTGACTGGCACCAGACTGCGATGGCCAAAACACTGCAGCAAGTTTCTCAGAGCAGAATTCTGCCAGAACCAAGCCTTTTTAGCACAGTCCAGCTGTACAGACAGAGCAGTAAGCTCTATGGCTCCATATTCACTGGAGCCAGTAAATTCCGCTGTAAAGACTGCAGTGCTGCCTACGATACTTTAGTAGAATTAACAGTGCACATGAATGAAACGGGACATTATCGAGATGACAACCACGAAACAGATAACAATAACCCCAAAAGATGGTCCAAACCTCGCAAACGTTCCTTGCTTGAAATGGAAGGGAAAGAAGATGCCCAGAAAGTGCTAAAGTGTATGTACTGTGGTCATTCATTTGAATCTCTTCAGGATTTGAGTGTTCATAtgatcaaaacaaaacactacCAAAAAGTGCCTCTGAAGGAACCTGTTACACCTGTAGCAGCAAAAATTATCCCAGCTACTAGAAAGAAAGCATCACTGGAGCTTGAACTTCCAAGTTCTCCAGACTCCACGGCTGGGACACCAAAAGCCACAATCTCAGATAGTAACGATGCACTTCAAAAGAACTCCAATCCCTACATTACGCCAAATAACCGCTACGGTCACCAGAACGGGGCCAGCTACGCCTGGCACTTTGAGGCAAGGAAATCTCAAATTCTGAAGTGCATGGAGTGTGGAAGTTCACATGACACCCTGCAGGAGCTCACAGCTCACATGATGGTGACGGGACATTTTATTAAAGTCACTAACTCTGCCATGAAAAAAGGGAAACCAATTATAGAAGCTCCAGCCACACCGACAATAACGTCCTTAGTGGATGAGAAGGTCCAGTCTGTGCCACTAGCTGCCACCACCTTTACATCTCCTTCCAACACACCTTCTAGTGTTTCCCCTAAATTAAATGTTGAGATTAAAAAAGAAGTAGATAAGGAAAGAGTTATTGCTGATGACAAAATAAAAGACAAGGAGAAGTCAagtgaagaggaggagaagtATGATATCTCCTCAAAATACCATTACTTGACTGAAAATGACCTAGAAGAGAGCCCTAAGGGGGGATTAGATATATTGAAGTCTTTAGAGAACACGGTTACATCAGCTATAAACAAAGCCCAGAATGGCACACCGAGCTGGGGTGGCTACCCCAGCATTCATGCTGCCTACCAGCTGCCTAATATGATGAAGTTGTCGTTGGGCTCATCTGGGAAGAGTACACCCTTAAAACCTATGTTTGGAAACAATGAACTAGTGTCACCAACTAAAAACCAGCCCTTAGTGTCTCCACCCAGCAGTCAGACCTCACCTGTGCCAAAAACAAACTTTCATGCCATGGAAGAATTGGTGAAGAAGGTCACTGAGAAGGTGGCTAAAGTGGAGGAGAAGATGAAGGAGCCCGAAGGAAAGCTCTCTCCACTGAAGCGTGCGACGCCTTCGCCGTGCAGCAGTGAAGTCAGTGAACCCCTTAAGATGGAGCCCCCCAGTGATGGTGGCTTTAAAAGCCAGCAGAACAGCCCAGTTCCTCAGAGAGATGGTTGCAAAGACAGCCCAACTGTAGAACctgtggaaaatgggaaagagcCTGTGAAATCCATTGTAGGCTCTTTAAGTAGCAGCACAGCCATCATCACTGACCACCCTCCCGAACAGCCATTTGTAAATCCATTAAGTGCACTACAATCTGTCATGAACATTCACCTTGGCAAGGCAGCAAAGCCATCTTTGCCCGCTCTGGATCCAATGAgcatgctttttaaaatgagcaACAGTTTGGCAGAAAAGGCTGCAGTGGCCACCCCACCTCTACAGTCCAAAAAATCAGACCACTTAGACCGTTATTTTTATCATGTCAACAATGACCAACCCATAGATTTGACGAAAGGCAAGAGTGACAAAAGCTGCTCTTTGGGTTCAGCGCTTTTGTCATCCACATCGACATCTTCTGCATCTTCTTCATCTACAGTGACAACAGCAAAGACATCTGCAGTCGTGTCATTCATGTCAAACTCGCCGCTACGCGAGAATGCCTTGTCAGATATATCTGATATGCTGAAGAACCTGACAGAAAGTCACACATCAAAATCTTCCACACCTTCCAGCATATCTGAGAAATCTGACATTGATGGTACCACAATAGAGGAACCAGAAGAGAGTACACCAGCTCAGAAAAGGAAGGGACGTCAGTCTAACTGGAACCCTCAGCACTTGCTCATATTGCAGGCCCAGTTTGCAGCCAGCTTACGGCAGACTTCAGAGGGGAAATACATCATGTCAGACTTGAGCCCTCAAGAAAGAATGCACATTTCCAGGTTTACGGGACTCTCAATGACCACAATTAGCCACTGGCTGGCCAATGTGAAATACCAGCTCCGAAGGACGGGGGGAACTAAGTTCCTTAAAAATTTGGACACTGGGCACCCAGTGTTCTTTTGTAATGACTGTGCTTCACAGATCAGAACTCCTTCAACTTATATCAGTCATCTTGAATCGCATCTGGGTTTCAGGTTAAGAGACTTGTCCAAACTGTCCAGTGAACAGATTAACAATCAGATAGCACAAGCAAAGTCACCGTCTGAAAAACTGGTGACGTCCTCTCCAGAGGAAGATATCGGAACTTCTTATCAGTGCAAACTTTGTAACAGGACTTTTGCAAGCAAGCATGCTGTTAAACTTCATCTTAGTAAAACACATGGAAAGTCACCAGAGGATCATCTTCTGTATGTTTCGGAGTTAGAGAAGCAGTAG